The Cytobacillus oceanisediminis genomic interval ATAACAGAATTAACGATTGGCCTCGAATGCGGCGGATCGGATGCCTGGTCCGGAATAACGGCAAACCCTGCAATCGGGGTGTGCTCTGATGCGGTTGTAAGAGATGGCGGCACTAGTATTTTAGCCGAAACAACAGAAGCAATCGGAGCGGAGCATATATTAGCCAATCGGGCTGTAAATCCAGGAGTAGGAGAGAAATTCCTGAAAATTGTAAAGGACTATGAGATGAGAATCAGGGATACGGGTGAAGATATCAGATCCGCAAATCCTACCCCAGGTAATATGGCCGGCGGTTTAACGACACTTGAAGAAAAATCATTGGGATGTATTAAAAAAGGCGGCAATTCTCCTTTAATGGAAGTAGTGGCTTACGCTCAAAAGCCAGCCGAAAAGGGATTTATCTTTATGGATACACCGGGTTATGATGTGGAGTCGGTAGCCGGGCTTGCGGCAGGAGGAGCGCAAATTGTGCTATTCTCCACGGGAAAAGGCTCCCCGACCGGTTCGCCGATTGTACCGGTGATAAAGATTGGAACAAATCCAAAACTGTACGAGATCATGTCCGAACATATCGATGTGAATGCAGGGAAAATCATTGATGGTTTGAACACGATTGAAGAAATCGGAGAAGAAATCTATCGGAAAGTGATAGAAGCAGCGAATGGAGTACCCACAGCAGCAGAAAAACATAATAACCAGGAATTTGCGATTTGGAGATTGGCGGAAACGATTTAGGAACCGCGGAAAAAAGTGAAGGATATCTTTTAAAATAGCCAGTTTTTGCTGCAGAATTATTATAGCAGCAGGAGCTGGCTTTGTGTGTTTTTGGGAAGAGGTGTGATCCAATA includes:
- a CDS encoding UxaA family hydrolase; its protein translation is MKTFEGYRRANGSIGVRNHVIVINTVGELAGLTKKMAQLVPGVIPVAHQAGKAQYPEDLEQTIRTLRGTAGHPNVSAALFLGMGEGDPAEEIVSALKKDGHHVHAITFQKGQSISVVLNEGKLWLEKAMERSRNEQKETADITELTIGLECGGSDAWSGITANPAIGVCSDAVVRDGGTSILAETTEAIGAEHILANRAVNPGVGEKFLKIVKDYEMRIRDTGEDIRSANPTPGNMAGGLTTLEEKSLGCIKKGGNSPLMEVVAYAQKPAEKGFIFMDTPGYDVESVAGLAAGGAQIVLFSTGKGSPTGSPIVPVIKIGTNPKLYEIMSEHIDVNAGKIIDGLNTIEEIGEEIYRKVIEAANGVPTAAEKHNNQEFAIWRLAETI